Proteins encoded by one window of Rhodamnia argentea isolate NSW1041297 chromosome 6, ASM2092103v1, whole genome shotgun sequence:
- the LOC115748376 gene encoding benzyl alcohol O-benzoyltransferase isoform X2, translated as MAPQDPLVFEVRRREAELVRPARPTPREYKRLSDVDDQEGLRCQIPVIQFYRGDSTGQDPARAVREGLARALVLYYPFAGRLRELPGRKLVVDCNEEGAMFVEAEADVTLDQFGDALRPPVPCLEELLFDVPGSSAILDSPLLLIQVTRLKCGGFIFALRLNHTISDTAGLVQFMNAVGEMARGADAPSIRPVWQRELLDARDPPQITCTHREYDQVEDTKGTLIPLDDMDHRSFFFGAAQMSALRCRLPPHQQASSTFEVLTACLWRCRTVALQPDPEEEVRVLCVVNARTKFDPPLPAGYYGNAFAFPVAVTTTDKLCQNPLGYALELVKKAKADVTEEYMRSLADLMVTRGRPHFTGVRSFMVADTTKIRFGDVDFGWGKPVYGGPAKGGVGAIPGVASFYISFRNRQGEDGIVVPVCLPALAMRRFVRELDALLNDPPPTTTTTTKSTFVISSL; from the exons ATGGCACCTCAGGATCCACTAGTGTTCGAGGTGCGGAGGCGCGAGGCCGAGCTGGTCCGCCCAGCGAGGCCGACGCCCCGCGAGTACAAGAGGCTGTCGGACGTGGACGACCAGGAGGGCCTCCGGTGCCAGATCCCCGTGATCCAGTTCTACCGTGGGGACAGCACGGGGCAGGACCCGGCGCGGGCTGTCCGGGAGGGGCTCGCGAGGGCGCTAGTGCTCTACTACCCCTTCGCGGGCCGCCTGAGGGAGCTCCCGGGGCGGAAGCTGGTGGTGGACTGCAACGAGGAAGGGGCGATGTTcgtggaggcggaggcggacGTGACCCTCGACCAGTTCGGGGACGCCCTCCGGCCTCCCGTCCCCTGCCTGGAGGAGCTGCTCTTCGACGTCCCCGGCTCCTCCGCCATCCTCGACTCCCCTCTCTTGCTCATTCAG GTGACTCGTCTCAAGTGCGGGGGCTTCATCTTCGCGCTGCGTCTCAACCACACCATAAGCGATACGGCGGGGCTGGTCCAGTTCATGAACGCCGTGGGGGAGATGGCGAGAGGAGCCGACGCCCCCTCCATCCGCCCCGTGTGGCAGAGGGAGCTTCTAGATGCCCGAGACCCGCCCCAGATCACGTGCACCCACCGGGAGTACGATCAGGTGGAGGACACTAAGGGCACCCTCATCCCGCTCGACGACATGGACCACCGCTCCTTCTTCTTCGGGGCTGCCCAGATGTCCGCCCTCCGCTGCCGGTTGCCTCCCCACCAGCAGGCGAGCTCCACCTTCGAGGTCCTCACCGCCTGCCTCTGGCGATGCCGCACCGTCGCGCTCCAGCCTGACCCCGAGGAGGAGGTGCGGGTGCTGTGCGTCGTGAACGCTCGGACCAAGTTCGACCCTCCCCTGCCGGCCGGCTACTACGGGAACGCGTTCGCATTCCCTGTGGCGGTGACGACCACGGACAAGCTGTGCCAGAACCCGCTGGGGTACGCATTGGAGCTGGTGAAGAAGGCCAAGGCGGACGTGACGGAGGAGTACATGAGGTCCCTGGCGGATCTGATGGTGACAAGGGGGAGGCCCCACTTCACCGGGGTGCGGTCCTTCATGGTGGCAGACACGACCAAGATCAGGTTCGGGGACGTGGACTTCGGGTGGGGGAAGCCGGTGTACGGTGGCCCGGCCAAGGGGGGAGTTGGGGCCATCCCCGGGGTGGCCAGCTTCTACATCTCCTTCCGGAACCGACAGGGCGAGGACGGCATCGTCGTCCCAGTGTGCTTGCCCGCCCTGGCCATGCGAAGGTTCGTGCGGGAGCTGGACGCCTTGTTGAACGATCCGCCgcctaccaccaccaccaccaccaagtCAACCTTCGTCATTTCCTCCCTGTGA
- the LOC115748376 gene encoding benzyl alcohol O-benzoyltransferase isoform X1, with protein sequence MAPQDPLVFEVRRREAELVRPARPTPREYKRLSDVDDQEGLRCQIPVIQFYRGDSTGQDPARAVREGLARALVLYYPFAGRLRELPGRKLVVDCNEEGAMFVEAEADVTLDQFGDALRPPVPCLEELLFDVPGSSAILDSPLLLIQVTRLKCGGFIFALRLNHTISDTAGLVQFMNAVGEMARGADAPSIRPVWQRELLDARDPPQITCTHREYDQVEDTKGTLIPLDDMDHRSFFFGAAQMSALRCRLPPHQQASSTFEVLTACLWRCRTVALQPDPEEEVRVLCVVNARTKFDPPLPAGYYGNAFAFPVAVTTTDKLCQNPLGYALELVKKAKADVTEEYMRSLADLMVTRGRPHFTGVRSFMVADTTKIRFGDVDFGWGKPVYGGPAKGGVGAIPGVASFYISFRNRQGEDGIVVPVCLPALAMRRFVRELDALLNDPPPTTTTTTTTTKSTFVISSL encoded by the exons ATGGCACCTCAGGATCCACTAGTGTTCGAGGTGCGGAGGCGCGAGGCCGAGCTGGTCCGCCCAGCGAGGCCGACGCCCCGCGAGTACAAGAGGCTGTCGGACGTGGACGACCAGGAGGGCCTCCGGTGCCAGATCCCCGTGATCCAGTTCTACCGTGGGGACAGCACGGGGCAGGACCCGGCGCGGGCTGTCCGGGAGGGGCTCGCGAGGGCGCTAGTGCTCTACTACCCCTTCGCGGGCCGCCTGAGGGAGCTCCCGGGGCGGAAGCTGGTGGTGGACTGCAACGAGGAAGGGGCGATGTTcgtggaggcggaggcggacGTGACCCTCGACCAGTTCGGGGACGCCCTCCGGCCTCCCGTCCCCTGCCTGGAGGAGCTGCTCTTCGACGTCCCCGGCTCCTCCGCCATCCTCGACTCCCCTCTCTTGCTCATTCAG GTGACTCGTCTCAAGTGCGGGGGCTTCATCTTCGCGCTGCGTCTCAACCACACCATAAGCGATACGGCGGGGCTGGTCCAGTTCATGAACGCCGTGGGGGAGATGGCGAGAGGAGCCGACGCCCCCTCCATCCGCCCCGTGTGGCAGAGGGAGCTTCTAGATGCCCGAGACCCGCCCCAGATCACGTGCACCCACCGGGAGTACGATCAGGTGGAGGACACTAAGGGCACCCTCATCCCGCTCGACGACATGGACCACCGCTCCTTCTTCTTCGGGGCTGCCCAGATGTCCGCCCTCCGCTGCCGGTTGCCTCCCCACCAGCAGGCGAGCTCCACCTTCGAGGTCCTCACCGCCTGCCTCTGGCGATGCCGCACCGTCGCGCTCCAGCCTGACCCCGAGGAGGAGGTGCGGGTGCTGTGCGTCGTGAACGCTCGGACCAAGTTCGACCCTCCCCTGCCGGCCGGCTACTACGGGAACGCGTTCGCATTCCCTGTGGCGGTGACGACCACGGACAAGCTGTGCCAGAACCCGCTGGGGTACGCATTGGAGCTGGTGAAGAAGGCCAAGGCGGACGTGACGGAGGAGTACATGAGGTCCCTGGCGGATCTGATGGTGACAAGGGGGAGGCCCCACTTCACCGGGGTGCGGTCCTTCATGGTGGCAGACACGACCAAGATCAGGTTCGGGGACGTGGACTTCGGGTGGGGGAAGCCGGTGTACGGTGGCCCGGCCAAGGGGGGAGTTGGGGCCATCCCCGGGGTGGCCAGCTTCTACATCTCCTTCCGGAACCGACAGGGCGAGGACGGCATCGTCGTCCCAGTGTGCTTGCCCGCCCTGGCCATGCGAAGGTTCGTGCGGGAGCTGGACGCCTTGTTGAACGATCCGCCgcctaccaccaccaccaccac